A region from the Gossypium hirsutum isolate 1008001.06 chromosome A08, Gossypium_hirsutum_v2.1, whole genome shotgun sequence genome encodes:
- the LOC107929675 gene encoding RGG repeats nuclear RNA binding protein A produces the protein MAGLNPFDLLGDDDTGELSLLIAAQQKAVAAATATAAAPRKSPAKPQAKTLPATQAKLPSKPLPPAQAVREAKNEGAHGGGRGGRGYGRGRGGSSGYRRDFANDENSFSSSAVPEDGESGKPSERHGYGGPRPYRGGRRGGISNGENADGERPRRLYERRSGTGRGNELKREGSGRGNWGTQSDNLAQVTEEVTNEGERNLGDEKPAGEEDARDANKESASNEPEEKEPEDKEMTLEEYEKVLEEKRKALQALKIEERKVDAKEFESMQQLSNKKSNDEVFIKLGSDKDKRKEAYEKEERAKKSVSINEFLKPAEGERYYNPSGRGRGRGRGSRGFGGGSAARDVAAPSIEDPGHFPTLGGK, from the exons ATGGCTGGTTTGAACCCTTTTGATTTGTTGGGGGATGACGACACTGGGGAACTATCATTGCTGATCGCTGCTCAGCAAAAGGCCGTCGCAGCGGCCACTGCCACTGCTGCTGCTCCAAGGAAGAGCCCAGCAAAACCTCAAGCTAAGACGCTGCCTGCAACTCAGGCTAAGCTTCCCTCCAAGCCTCTCCCTCCTGCTCAGGCTG TGAGGGAGGCAAAGAATGAAGGTGCTCATGGCGGAGGCCGTGGTGGGCGAGGATATGGACGTGGTCGTGGTGGTAGCAGTGGATACAGACGTGATTTTGCAAATGATGAGAATTCCTTCAGCAGTAGTGCTGTACCTGAAGATGGAGAGAGTGGAAAACCCTCTGAAAGGCATGGCTATGGTGGTCCTCGACCTTACCGTGGTGGTCGCCGTGGCGGTATCAGTAATGGGGAAAATGCAGATGGGGAGCGACCTCGCAGGTTGTATGAACGCCGTAGCGGGACTGGGCGCGG AAATGAGCTCAAACGTGAAGGTTCTGGTCGTGGAAATTGGGGAACTCAGTCTGATAATCTTGCTCA GGTGACTGAAGAAGTTACCAATGAAGGTGAGAGGAATTTAGGTGATGAAAAGCCAGCAGGAGAAGAGGATGCTAGAGATGCTAACAAGGAGAGTGCTTCAAACGAGCCTGAAGAAAAAGAGCCCGAGGATAAG GAGATGACTCTTGAGGAGTATGAGAAGGTGCTGGAAGAGAAGAGAAAGGCTCTGCAGGCTCTCAAGATCGAGGAAAGAAAAGTAGATGCCAAGGAGTTTGAATCTATGCAGCAGCTTTCAAACAAGAAGAGTAATGATGAGGTCTTCATCAAATTG GGATCTGATAAAGATAAGAGAAAAGAGGCTTATGAGAAAGAAGAGAGAGCAAAAAAG TCTGTCAGCATTAATGAATTTCTGAAGCCAGCTGAAGGGGAGAGGTACTATAATCCAAGTGGACGTGGGCGCGGTCGTGGGCGCGGCTCAAGAGGATTTGGTGGAGGTAGTGCCGCAAGAGATGTGGCAGCGCCATCCATTGAAGACCCTGGGCACTTCCCAACTCTTGGGGGCAAGTGA